The genomic DNA CACCGAGTCGATGGTCAGGTCTTCCAGCGCGCGGGCCACCTTCACCGGGTCGGTGGACTGTGCCTTGTTGATGGCCGCGGCCAGAAAGCGCGGCGTCATCTCGATGCGCGGCGCGAGGAAGTCCTTGCCCGTCTTGGCCTGGTAGGCCTTGGCGAGCGCGTCCACCTTGGGGGTGTCGGCCTGGCCCGGGTGCCATTCGGCCACCCATGTCAGCTGGCCCTGCTTGGCCTGCGACACCGCCAGTACCGTGCCGGGAATGGAGCCCGCGCTGTGGTTGAAGTAGCGCAGGTTGTAGCCCGCGTCACCCGCCGCCTTGAGCAGCAGTGTCATGTCCTGCCCCCAGTTGCCGGTGATGACCGAGTCGGCCTCGGTGCTCTTGACCTTGGCGAGATAGGGCGCGAAGTCCTTCACGCGGCCGATGGGGTGCAGCGCCTCGCCCACGAACTGGATGTCGGGGCGCGCCAGGCCCACCATCTCGCGGCCGTAGTGCGCCCACTGCTTGCCATGCGCGTAGTCCTGGTTGAGCAGGTACACCTTCTTGATGTCCGGCTGCTTCTTGATGTAGTTGGCGATGGCCTTCATCTTCATGGCCGTGTTGGCCTCGAACTGGAAGTGCCAGAAGTTGCAGGCCTTGCCGGTGAGCTCGGGGTCGATGGAGGAGTGGTTGAGCACCAGGATCTCCTTGCCCGGGTTGCGCTGGTTGTGGCGCGCCGCCGCCTGCACCAGCGCCGTGACCACCGACGAGCCCGAGCCGCCCGTCACGATGGCCTTGGCCCCCTGGTCGATGGCCGCCTGCAGCGCGCTCTGGCTCTCCTGGGCCGAGAGCTTGCTGTCGAACTGCAGCAACTGCAGCTTCGTGCCCTTGAGCACGCCGCCCTTGGCGTTGATGTCCTCGATGGCGTACTGCGTGTGCGTGAGCATGAGCTCGCCCACGTTGGCGAAGGGGCCCGAGAGCGGGTCGATGTAGGCGACCTTGAAGGTCTCCTGCGACCAGGCCGTGGAGGCGGCGGCGGTGCACAGCAGGGCCGCACAGGCGGCCAGGGGCGTGAGGGAACGCGTCAGGGGGTGGCGCAGCATGGTGCTTGTCTCGCTTTCTTGTCGTGGTGAGACCGGGGCGGGCTTGCCACCCCGGCGGGAGGGAGAAGGCTGGGCCCGTCAGTCGAGCGCGATGCCCAGGCTGCGTATCAGCGGGTGCCAGCGCGACACCTCGGCCGTGATCATCTGCGTGAACTCCTGCGGCGTGTTGCCCACGGGCTCGATCCCCACCTCGCGGTACCGGGCGCTGGTCTGCGGCGACAGCAGGGCCTGGGCGATGGCTTTCTGCAGCGCCTGCACGGTGGCATCCGGCGTGGACGCATGCACCGCCACGCCCACCAGCGCCGTGGCCTCCACGCCCTTGAGTCCCAGTTCCTCGAACGTGGGGACATCGGGCAGGCGCGGGTGGCGCCGGCTGTCGGCCACCGCCAGCGCGCGCAGCTTGCCCGCCTGCAGGAAGCCGCCCGCGGCCGCGTAGTCGCTCATCACCGCCGGGATCTGCCCGCCCGCCAGGTCGGCGAGCGCGGGCGACGATCCCTTGTAGGGGATGTGCGTCATCTTCAGTCGGGCGTGGTGCATGAGCATCTCCATCGCCATGTGCTGCGGCGTGCCCGCGCCCGCCGAGCCAAAGTTGAGCGTGCCGGGCTGGCGCCGCGCCTGCTCGATGAACTCCTTCGCGTCCTTGGCGTCGCAGGCGGGGCCCACGACCAGGATCATCGGGGCGCGCGCCAGCAGCGTCACGAGCTTGAGGTCCTTGTCGGGCGCGTAGCCGAGCTTGCGGTACAGCACCGGGTTGAAGACCAGCGTGCCGTTGTCCACGTTGATGAGCGTGTGCCCGTCGGCCGGGCCGCGCAGCACATCGGCCACGGCGATGGCGCCATTGCCGCCGGGCTTGTTGTCCACCACCACGCTCTGGCCCACGGCGGCCGACATGGGCTGGCCCACCGTGCGCGCCATGAAATCGGAGCCGCCGCCCGCGGGGTAGGGCACGATCCAGCGCAGCGGCTTGGCCGGGAAAGGGGCGGAGGCGTGCAGCGCGCGGCTCAGGCCGAGCGATGTGGCGCCGAGCAGCGCCAGTGTGGATCGTCGTGACAGCAGCATGGTGGCTAGGTTTCCTTGAGGGGTGTGTGGGGGCGAAAGACTCTCGCCGCGCTCAGCGCGCGGGCCGGCGCCGGGCGCGCAGGCCCAGCACCCGGTAGGCCAGCGTGGACAGCTCCTGCGCCACTTCGTCGGCCGACAGGCGGCCGTCCGGCCGGTACCAGTTGTAGAGAAAGCCCGGCAGGCTGCAGGCCGCCAGGGCGGTGATCTTGGTGTCGTGGAACTCGAACATGCCGTCCTCGCGGCCTTCCTCGAGCAGGGCGCAGAGCTTGTCGTAGAAATGGTTGGCCAGCTGCTTCTGGGTGGCCAGGTATTCGGGGCGGTACACCTGGGGTTCGCGGTACGGAAAGAACGCCGACGGGTGGTGCGCGAGCGTGGCGCGGATCAGGCGGTCGATGCCCTCGGCCACCTTCACGTGCGCGGGGCGCGGGTCGTCCTCGGCGAAGTCCATGGCCGTGAAGCACGCTACGGCGGGTGCCCACGACAGGGTCTCGAAGATCTCCTGCTTGTTGCGGAAGTAGTAGTAGACGAAGGGCTTGGTCACCCCCAGCTTCTGCACGATCTGCTCGATGGTGGTGTTGGCGTAGCCCTGCGCATCGAACAGCGCCTCTGCTGCGCGCAGGATGCGCTCGCGCTTCTCGTCCGACCCGGCCGTGGCGGCTTTCTGCCGGCCGCTGGCCTGCATGGGGAGCTGCTGGCCCATGGCAGGCTGTCCTTTGTGTGACGGTTGATTTATACCCATGGGTAGCATTGTTCTACCAGTCGGTATATATTGGCAAGACGCTGGCGGGCAGGGGTGCCTATCGCAAACCCTTAGCAAGCCCTTAGAACCAGCGATTCCAGACACCTCGGAGACAACGCCATGCCACAGACCGCACCGCAGCTGCCGCTGCACGAACACCTGCGCCGCCACGCGCGCGAAACGCCCGACCGCACCGCGTACCTCTGGTACGGCCAGCCCGTCACCTGGGCAGAGCTCGACGCGGCCAGCGACGCCTTCGCCGCGCGCCTGCAGGCGCTGGGCGTGGGCAAGGGCGAGCCCGTGGCGCTGTTCATGAACAACTGCCCGCAGTACGTGATGGCGCACTACGGCATCCAGAAGATCGGTGCCATCGTCTGCCCCTGCGGGCCGCTGAACAAGGAGCACGAGCTGGAATACCAGCTCACCGACCTGCAGGCGCGCGTGATCGTCGCGGCCGACGTGCTGCTGCCCGTGGTGGACAAGGTGCGCGCCAGCACGGCGCTGCGGCACGTGTTCGTGGTGCGCTATGCCGAGCTGCTGCCCGACGGCGCGCTCAGCATCGACGCGCCCGCCGAGCTGCTGGCCATGCGTGCCGCCATGGCGCCAGCCCCCGCGGGTTGCGAGGACTTCCTGGCCGCCACGCGCACCGGGCAGCGGCCCGCGCCCGTGGCGCTGTCCATGGACGATGTCTCGCTCATGACCTACACCTCGGGCACCACGGGGTTGCCCAAGGGCGCGATGCTGAGCTACGGCAACGCCACCTTCAAGACCGCCGCGTCGGCCGACTGCAATGGCATGACGCAGCAGGAGACGCTGCTCGCGGTGGCGCCGCTTTACCACATCGCCGGCATGGTGATGGGCGTGAACCTGCCCGTCTACACCGGCGCCACGGCCGTGCTGCTGTACCGCTTCGATCCGCTGGGCGTGGCCCAGGCGCTGGAGCGCCACCGCATCACCTGGTGGTACAGCATCGCGCCCATGAACGGCGCGCTCATGCAGGTGCCGGGCGCGCGCGCCATGGACTGGAGCGCGCTGCGCCGCAACCCGGTCACGAGCTTTGGCATCACCTTCACCGAGGCGCTCGCCCAGCAGTGGCGGCAGTTCGCGCCCCATTGCATCGCGCACGAGGCCGCCTACGGCTTGAGCGAAACCCACACGGTGGATACCGCCATGCCCGTGGACGCGATCCGCTGGGGCACCCAGGGCAAGCCCGTGCCGGGCAACACCTTGCGCATCGTCGACCCCGACACCGGCACCCCGCTGGCCACGGGCGAGGTGGGCGAGATCACCATCCACGGCCCCGGCAACTTCAAGGGCTACTGGAACAAGCCCGAGGCCACGGCCAAGACCCTGCGGGACGGCTGGGTCTACACCGGCGACATGGGCAAGATCGATGCCGACGGCTACGTCACCTTCATCGGCCGCTTCAAGGAGATGATCAAGGTCTCCGGCTACAGCGTGTTCCCGGAAGAGGTGGAGACCCTGCTCATCAAGCATCCCGCCGTGGCCCAGGCCGCCGTCATCGGCGTGCCCGACGCGGAAAAGGGCGAGGTGGTGCGTGCCTTCATCGTGAAGAAACCCGGCCAGGACGTGGACGCCGCTGCCCTGGTGGCCTGGTGCCGCGAGAACATGGCGCCCTACAAGGCCCCGCGCGAGGTGCGCTTCATCGACGCGCTGCCGGCCACGGGCGCCGGCAAGGTGCTACGCCGCCTGCTGCGCGACCTTTGAACCAGAAACGATTCCAGCGCTTGCCCATCCTGCGCTGGCAGCTCCACCAACCATAGCAACACCCCATGCCATCGCCCGCTCTGTTCACCAAAGTCCTTGTCGCCAACCGGGGGGAGATTGCGCTGCGCACCGTGCGCGGCCTTCATGACCTGGGCATCGCCAGCGTGGCCGTGTTTGCCGATGACGATGCGGCCAGCCCGCACGTGCAGGCCGCGGGCAGCGCCGTCGCCCTGGGCGCCACCGGGCCCGCCGCGTACCTGGACGGCGCGCGCATCATCGCCATCGCGCAGGCGCAGGGCTGCGACGCCGTGCACCCCGGCTACGGCTTCCTGAGCGAACGCGCCGACTTCGCGCGCGCCTGCGCCGGGGCCGGCCTGCGTTTCATCGGCCCCACGCCCGCGCAGCTCGCGCTGTTCGGCGACAAGGCGCAGGCCCGCGCGCTGGCGCTGCAGCAGGGCGTGCCGCTCATGCCGGGCACCCAGGCGGCGGTGACGCTGCAGGAGGCGCAGGCCTTCTTCGCGCAGCAGGGCGGCGCCGGCATCGTGATCAAGGCGATTGGCGGCGGCGGCGGGCGCGGCATGCGCGCCGTGCAGGCGCAGGACGACCTGCCCGCCGCCTACGCGCGCTGCCGCAGCGAGGCGCAGGCCGCGTTTGGCGTGGACGGCGTGTATGTGGAGCGGCTCATGTCCAACGCGCGCCACATCGAGGTGCAGGTGCTGGGCGACGGCCAGGACGTGGTCGCGCTGGGCGAGCGCGAGTGCACGCTGCAGCGGCGCTTTCAGAAGGTGGTGGAAATCGCGCCCAGCCCTTCGCTGCCCGCGCCGCTGCGTGAACGCATCATCGCCGCCGCGCTGGCCATGGCGCGCGCGGTGGCCTACGAGGGCCTGGGCACCTTCGAGTTCCTGGTGGACCTGGCCTCCAGCGACGTGCCCTTCGTGTTCATCGAATGCAACCCGCGCCTGCAGGTGGAGCACACCATCACCGAAGAGGTGACCGGCGTGGACCTGGTACAGGCGCAGATCGCGCTGGCGGCCGGCCGCAGGCTGCAAGACATCGGGCTCGACCCCGCCGCGCCGCCCGCCGTGCGCGGCTTTGCGGTGCAGTGGCGCATCAACGCCGAGACGCTGGACGCGCAGGGCGGTGCCACCCCCGGCAGCGGCACGCTCACCCGCTTCGACCTTCCCACCGGCCCCGGCGTGCGCGTGGACACGCACGGCGCAGCGGGCGCCACGCCCTCGCCGCACTACGACACGCTGCTGGCCAAGCTCATCGTGCACACGCGCAGCCCACGTTTTGCCGATGCGCTGCGCCGCTCGCAACGCGCGCTGGCCGAGTGCCGCATTGAGGGCGTGGCCACCAATCTGGCGCTGCTGCAGGCCCTGGCCGCGCGGCCCGAAATGGAAAGCCAGCAGGTGCATACGCGCTGGC from Acidovorax sp. A79 includes the following:
- a CDS encoding AMP-binding protein, whose amino-acid sequence is MPQTAPQLPLHEHLRRHARETPDRTAYLWYGQPVTWAELDAASDAFAARLQALGVGKGEPVALFMNNCPQYVMAHYGIQKIGAIVCPCGPLNKEHELEYQLTDLQARVIVAADVLLPVVDKVRASTALRHVFVVRYAELLPDGALSIDAPAELLAMRAAMAPAPAGCEDFLAATRTGQRPAPVALSMDDVSLMTYTSGTTGLPKGAMLSYGNATFKTAASADCNGMTQQETLLAVAPLYHIAGMVMGVNLPVYTGATAVLLYRFDPLGVAQALERHRITWWYSIAPMNGALMQVPGARAMDWSALRRNPVTSFGITFTEALAQQWRQFAPHCIAHEAAYGLSETHTVDTAMPVDAIRWGTQGKPVPGNTLRIVDPDTGTPLATGEVGEITIHGPGNFKGYWNKPEATAKTLRDGWVYTGDMGKIDADGYVTFIGRFKEMIKVSGYSVFPEEVETLLIKHPAVAQAAVIGVPDAEKGEVVRAFIVKKPGQDVDAAALVAWCRENMAPYKAPREVRFIDALPATGAGKVLRRLLRDL
- a CDS encoding branched-chain amino acid ABC transporter substrate-binding protein, whose product is MLRHPLTRSLTPLAACAALLCTAAASTAWSQETFKVAYIDPLSGPFANVGELMLTHTQYAIEDINAKGGVLKGTKLQLLQFDSKLSAQESQSALQAAIDQGAKAIVTGGSGSSVVTALVQAAARHNQRNPGKEILVLNHSSIDPELTGKACNFWHFQFEANTAMKMKAIANYIKKQPDIKKVYLLNQDYAHGKQWAHYGREMVGLARPDIQFVGEALHPIGRVKDFAPYLAKVKSTEADSVITGNWGQDMTLLLKAAGDAGYNLRYFNHSAGSIPGTVLAVSQAKQGQLTWVAEWHPGQADTPKVDALAKAYQAKTGKDFLAPRIEMTPRFLAAAINKAQSTDPVKVARALEDLTIDSVVGPVRMRGEDHQLLLPQVVNTIAPVDGKTVKVGWEGTNYGFRTDAAYTGNELAQGTDCKMTRP
- a CDS encoding tripartite tricarboxylate transporter substrate binding protein, encoding MLLSRRSTLALLGATSLGLSRALHASAPFPAKPLRWIVPYPAGGGSDFMARTVGQPMSAAVGQSVVVDNKPGGNGAIAVADVLRGPADGHTLINVDNGTLVFNPVLYRKLGYAPDKDLKLVTLLARAPMILVVGPACDAKDAKEFIEQARRQPGTLNFGSAGAGTPQHMAMEMLMHHARLKMTHIPYKGSSPALADLAGGQIPAVMSDYAAAGGFLQAGKLRALAVADSRRHPRLPDVPTFEELGLKGVEATALVGVAVHASTPDATVQALQKAIAQALLSPQTSARYREVGIEPVGNTPQEFTQMITAEVSRWHPLIRSLGIALD
- a CDS encoding TetR/AcrR family transcriptional regulator, which gives rise to MGQQLPMQASGRQKAATAGSDEKRERILRAAEALFDAQGYANTTIEQIVQKLGVTKPFVYYYFRNKQEIFETLSWAPAVACFTAMDFAEDDPRPAHVKVAEGIDRLIRATLAHHPSAFFPYREPQVYRPEYLATQKQLANHFYDKLCALLEEGREDGMFEFHDTKITALAACSLPGFLYNWYRPDGRLSADEVAQELSTLAYRVLGLRARRRPAR